The DNA region atattcctcgttttccttagcgagtcatccttgatatgtttaccctaaccggtaacaaaTGCCTCTATGTCCGAGtatattatcttcttacccaataatcggtggtagataatatatctcttttactcctgtgttgaatTTTTTCTTCTCCAGTTGAGTTCGAGTTTGTATTTCTTTGTGTAATCTAATTTCCTTTTGACTTTAGTATTTCGGCTTTGTTCTGTTCTACTCTCGTCCCCTACAGATTCCTTCCTCCCCAGTTTGAGTTTTTCctttgatttattttcatggaaaatcccctcgtgtctccagcaattttcaagtcgtagcctggcctacatATAGATTTTATCCCcggagtctctgtctccccagtgagtttttccttacggaatgcattatgctcctgtggactttcgcTATCTCCGGATTCTTCTCCTTTGTGGCAATATGTTCCTCACAAATATTAttttcacattcatatcatatgcatcaagaggtctcttagggaccaaaatttgtttatttatgttgttatttaagtccattctactgctttgatacaaagattttaaccttaatatcctcagctagaatgtccttaaataggtgcagctgtaagatcctaattttgaccctaagatccctcatgttatctcatcatttgcattggctttgggatcataccttggcatcatcatcaccccttattcattgggtttgcattgggagagatcacaaacacttttggttgtatcatactttatctttcttttgtttactaaccaaaataccaaaaatatgtctatgtgtagctttgtttcttttgtaggtgtGTGTGTATCCACCTGTGactcatcaagctcacatctagggttcaagaccctcaatgcaagggaTCAATCAAATAAAGGTTCCTCatggttctaaacatcatatatggatccacGTGCTATTTAATTGacattttgatcaagaattcatcaagagtttgaagcttgtttgccttggaagccctgattcatctaggtatcttgtgtgacttcctcagtaagtttcttcataaattggtcaaagatattatgggatacttcattatacataatattatgcatataaGATTCTCCACGAGCCCCAAAGAGcaagagaatttcaagtttgcaagttggttcgaagaggttgaccagagaaaatcaactagtcaaatctagggtaccctagaccctatctcctacaacttttgtcatatgaaaaatattccaagattaaagttactctttatgacattccaaacaactttcatgttggcatcaagagctatttttgcatttaaagtcaatttttatggtgaaagattataggtcattttttttgtgccctagatggaaggtcaacttTCAAGAATCATAACTTACtcaatttgtatgatatgaaGACCATgcaagtttcatgatcaaattcaagatgtcttatccaacttttattaTTTGAGTAATGTCAATTTCtactttcaagggcatgtgccaagaggaaacattataggtcattttggaccattaccattgaacaagtaattttcctCAACATCTAAAATCCATAACTTACTCATGtaagattcaaatggtgtcaaatttgtgatcaaattgaagagaaatgaaagagatacaactttgatgaaggaaccattttcatttgaagctcatagcaaaggttattcaaggtggaaaaagtgatcatttgacttttaacttagaaaattttctaatatgtttgatttttccaacttccacgtcaaaattcatcatgatccaagctccaaatgaaaaagttttcAACAACAAATTTGTTCCCCTTCATGTTATattccaaagagtccaagatcatggcatttggatcaaaTTTGAGGGACTTTCCCAAGATGGATttgcatggccccatttggaagattttcatgaccaatttccattccacattgcatggcttcatgaattactttcagcatcacatgtgcataattttggaccttttccaatcattCTTTGATCCTATCACACGCACATGCAAGCATGCATACTAGAGTTGCTATTTTTGGtatttgaatggaagtgtgtgaaaatcaattgAAAAGTCTATAAATGCAACTCATTCTACTAAGAATCAGGGACCCTTGACCCAAGCTTTGACCTAAAGACACTCCTACCCTCCATTGATAGAATTTCTTGAAGATTTCTCTTCCCCTCCATTGAAAAGTCTATTCCATACCCATTTTGAACACTCCATATCAATATCATAATAATATTTGTTAGTTAAAACACATTGCTACTTTGATTTGctaaaaaaaaaattgaaaataaaaatgacaGATATAATTGGTAATTGGCATTTATTATGTTTGTTGCCTTACCAAAGTAGAAGGCTATATGAGTCGTTTTCcacaaaataataataaaatattaaacCTAATTAAAGTATTTTATTTAGAAGTAAATACATATTAAAATGGTTTTATTATTGATATATAGAGTTTTAAACCGATAAATAAATCATTCAAAATATAAAAATGTTTAATCATATATAATGAATATGATTATTTCAATTAGACTATAATAGTAGAAATCGTAAATAGAAGATAAAATTTTAAAATACTCCTATTTAGTTCAAAAGAAATTGTTATCTGAATTATTGTTGAGTATTATCCGATCCACTTTTTGGATCCAGTTTTGGGTTAcaatatttataaattaatatgAAGTATTGAAAAAATATAATCAACATTTAATTAATATGATTGATTGTTTAAATAATACCATAATAGAAAACGTAAATAGTAAATAACAAGTTTTATAATCAATAAGTATGATAAATAGTAGAAACAAAAAATGCGCACGGGTAAAAATTTATGAAgaataatagtaataataaaatTTTGAGGTCAAAGAATCATATTGAAGTAATAAAAATTACTGATGTGTATTTGTGATAATTTCATTTGATTTGTAATAAATTAAATATTGGAATATAATTATattaaatgataaaataaattaGTGACTTAACAAATCTCGCACATGTGGcagatttttttttctttttcaatcAATATATGCTTTTTGTTTTATTTGAGTCTCGAAtcttaaaaaaacaaaaaatgtAACTTTTGGTTAAGAAACGTTTCTGTATCTACTGCAACACAAATATATACATATATCGGTATTTTcaaaataatttattaaatatttgaaatattttatattttaattattaatatttaatgattatttaatattttaattattaatatttaatatatatttttattattaattgatagtcaaaaatattaaaatttaaaatatacTAACTTATTTAATTTTCTCAATATTTCAACTATTTAATACGTATTTCTCATAATATTATTAAATattgattaaatatttaaattaattaattaatagttgaaatattaaataatttaaatattttataaattaattatttaataattaaataattaaaatattaatagttaaaatattaaataattgaaatacTAATAGTTGAAAATATTTAAGTAACTAATatcaaataaaattatttaaaatattaaataatgaaaaCATTAAATAATTAGTttataaaatatttcaattatttaatattttaactgttaatatttcaattatttagtttattaaataattagtttataaatattttaattatttaatatttaaacTATTAGTATTTCAATTAATCATTTAATAAACTAAATAATTGAATAATTAATAATAGATTACtgaaatattaaataatattaatattaGATTGTTGAAATAATAATAGTTGAATTCTTAAATAATTCAATATTTATAAACTATTTATTTAATAAActaaataattgaaatattaatagttaaaatattaaataattgaaatattttataaattaattatttaatgtTTCCATTATTTAAATTTCAACTAATTCTACTTGATATTAGTTTCTTAAATATTTTCAACTattaatatttcaattatttaatatttcaactattaatattttaactatttaatttattaaataattaatttataaaatatttcaatAATTTCATTTTTCAACTATTTCAActattaattattttattaaatattcaattaatatttaataatattgTGAGAAATACGTATTAAATAGTTAAAATATTGAATAAGTTAAATAAGTTAgtttatttaaaatattaatattttgactatcaattaataataaaaatatatattaaatattaataattgaaatattaaaaaatcattaaatattaataattgaAATATAAAATAGTTAGAGTATATAATAAATTATTTTGGAAATACTGAAATACTCTAATAGTTGATTTTGTTTGGCCCATTGACTTTACTAATAGTTAATTTTAAATGTAATTTTTTATAATTGAATGACGCTAgtcaataaaataaaataatgtaTAAATATAAAATGTACTAAATAAATTGTACTATAATTAGTTTGTATGTAATTATAAAATTCAATAAATTGGACTCATTTAATTAATGTTGTTTGGACTCATTTTATTTAATAGTTAATTTTAAATGTAATTTTTTATAATTGAATAACGCTACTGATAAAGATTAATTCGTAAAAACAACGAAGATGATGCACTTCTGAAAAATTAATGATTTAAATAGAAGTGATATAAAACTCTTCACATACAATATTAAATTGGCTGTAGTATTGTCCTATACACTGACATATTTGCATTGTTAGATATATATAATATGTTATGGTGTGACAGTCATTAATGGCTGTAATATTGTCCTACACACTGACATATTTGTATTGTTAGATGTAGGGGTGGACAAGAACCGTTCACCCTGCCAAATCCGCCGGTAACCGAAAAAGAAAACCGAAATGGGCGGGTTCAAACGGTCTATCGGGCCCGTGATTAAAATATAGCAGTTTCAATTGGGTTTATATGGGCGGGTCGGGTTCAAAATTCTGAACCGCGGATACCCTAACCCGCCCAATTGAGATACCCTCCTAGGATTTTCCAGCCGCCAAAGTTCATTCTTTTTTTCCTGTTCTCTCACTCACACCCAATACCAGTAAGCATTTTTTGTTCTCTCACTCACAGCCGCACCTCCATGAAAATATTCTAGCTTCAATTCTCAACATCGTACCACCACCATCATTCACCACCCACCACCTTCAACTCTCACCACTCACCGCCCAATTTTCAATCCACGCGCCGCTTTCGGTTTCCGCTGCTTCCACACCTCAGCTCATCTTCCAACGCTTCGTGGCTCGCCGCTCTTTTCCGCCAACACACTCACCGCTAATTCCGTTCCGGTATGTATTCAATCACCGTTCACCAGCCTAGGTTTTTATATACGGTGGAGTATGAGGTTTTTCGGATGATGCTCGGAAACGCACCGTAACGTACCTGTGAATTTCATGTGGTTGATGATTTTTGGAGTTTTATACGCATTATTTTGATTGGATTTAGTCTTCAACAGTTTTATGCTGAGCAATTTCTagaaattttttgaaattaaagaaactTTATTATATTGTTGTTTATTGAGGATGTAAAGTGTTTGTGCCAAAATGGTTGAAATGCTGCACCTTGCAATAGAACATTTTGAGGCCATGCAAGAACATTTTGGAGCTAAGACATTTTTGATATATGTAGAACCTGTGTTTAGCAAAACAGGAGAAACAATTGGAGTAAACTATATGGGAATGGAAATAACAGATCAGGTAAAAAGTTGTTGTTTTGGTTTTTGAAAGTACTTAATTAAGATCTTATTCTTCTTGTGAAGAGAATATTCATAATATTGAAAAAAACACAGGtgagaaaaagagaaagaatgGCTAAGCTAAGGGAAGAAATTGCAGTTCAGAAAGCTAAGGAAACAGAACTTAATAAAACCATTCACATTACAGGTTCGCTTAGTCATTCACGCCAAATCTTGATTAAAATTTTGTAGTGTTACAGTTTAATTTGCTTAAGATAGCAAGAAGCTTATTATAGTTTTCTTGATTCCTTGTAATAGAGGAGACTATGAGAGCAAAACAAATGCTGGCAACAATGTCTCATGAGATAAGATCACCACTTTCTGGTGTTGTTAGCATGGCTGAAATTCTTACTACAACAAAAATTGACAGGGAGCAAAGACAGCTCTTGGATGTCATGATATCTTCAGGAGATTTGGTTCTTCAACTTATAAATGACATACTTGATCTTTCCAAAGTTGAGTCAGGTTAGAAATCTCCTTTTCAGTTGCTTGTTATTACTAACATATTCAAATACTGATTTTTATGTTTTGTGAATACTAGGTCCTGTTTGGATAAACAACTCAAATAGGTGTTTATAGCATAAACACTTATCATATAAGTGCTTATGTATAAGATATTTCtataataaaagataaaataaaggaaaactatTTTTATATAAGCTATAAGTTGTCTTTTGTGCTATTCTAGAGAGCTTATGAAAATAGGCTTAAAACTACTTTGTGTATAGTAGTATATAATAAAAATCATCCGTTGAAAACAATTTTCAACATAACACATAACCTACTCAAAATAGCTTCCCATTTTAAGcaatttttagaattttttagATTGTTATTCATTTAAAAAACTGTAACAAATGATTAAATTTCTTCCCACTTCACAAATCATCTGTAGGAGCTATGAAAATGGAAGCTACCAAATTCAGGCCAAGAGAGGTAGTAAGGCATGTACTCCAGACAACTGCAGCATCATTGCAGAAAATGTTAACATTGGAAGGAGATATAGCATATGATATACCTATTGAGGTCACTGGAGATGTTTTAAGGATTCGGCAGATTCTCACAAATTTAGTCAGGTACTTTGATTTATGTGATTGGTAATCTCTCGAGTTAATACCAACTTTAATTTGTGTTTCCTTCTCCCCCACTTAATATTGCATTTCTGATTATGCTTTTCTATTTTGCAGCAATGCTGTCAAGTTTACACATCAAGGCAAAGTTGGTATAAACCTTTATGTTGTTCCAGAACCACCATTTGCCAAATCAGAAGAATGCCACCAAACGGAGACAGAAGACCAGTCAACTGTTTCTTCAAATGGATTGAAGGAAGAGAAACATGCATCATCACTTTGTTTGATCGACCTATTGACTCAATATTCGTTTGACTACTGTGTTTATGTTTTAATATTTGTTTTAAATGGATTACTTAGTTTTGTCCTCTGCAGTCTGCATATATAAGTTTGTTTTTAACCCGAATAAACCGCTAAAA from Lathyrus oleraceus cultivar Zhongwan6 chromosome 1, CAAS_Psat_ZW6_1.0, whole genome shotgun sequence includes:
- the LOC127115448 gene encoding histidine kinase 5, with protein sequence MQEHFGAKTFLIYVEPVFSKTGETIGVNYMGMEITDQVRKRERMAKLREEIAVQKAKETELNKTIHITEETMRAKQMLATMSHEIRSPLSGVVSMAEILTTTKIDREQRQLLDVMISSGDLVLQLINDILDLSKVESGAMKMEATKFRPREVVRHVLQTTAASLQKMLTLEGDIAYDIPIEVTGDVLRIRQILTNLVSNAVKFTHQGKVGINLYVVPEPPFAKSEECHQTETEDQSTVSSNGLKEEKHASSLCLIDLLTQYSFDYCVYVLIFVLNGLLSFVLCSLHI